ATTAGAATTGCTTTTTAAAGAACATAAAGAAGAATTTCAAGATTAGTATTTAACCAATCTTGAAATAGCCAATTCATCCCCGCCGATTCATCAGCAGGGCTTTCTTGCCTATAATTCGGTAATTATTGTTGATATATTTCAAAAAGCAACTTAAAGCAGCCCCAAATAAAAGAATTATTAGCATATAAAATAGAAGTTTTAGGTTATAGCTCTAAGTAAAATTTATGCTAATCGATAAGGACTGATTTTGGCAGCATTTGAAATATATCAATTTAATTTTACATAGCAGTTATTTAGTCCGGATAATCTCCTCTAAACTCTCCAAAGTATAATCAATTTCTTCGACAGTATTAAAGTAACCAATACTAAAACGAAGAGTACCTTCTGGAAAGCTACCAATAGTTCTATGGGCTAAAGGCGCACAATGCAGTCCAGAGCGAGTCATAATTCCATATTCATCATCTAAAACAAAACTTAATTCACCTAAATCAAAATCATCAACACCTATAGAAACTGTGGAAGTTTGCAACTTAACATTTCCAGGTCCATATATGTTAATACCATTAATCACATCTAATCCTTGTAATAATCTATTAGTTAATTCAAATTCATGTTCTTTTATCTTCCCTAGCCCTTCTTCTTTAATAAACTCAACTCCAGCTTTCAATCCTGACAACCCCACAGTATTCATCGTACCACTTTCAAATTTATCAGGCAAAAAATCTGGTTGATACTCCTTATCAGAAATACTACCAGTACCTCCTTCAATCAACGGAGTCATTTCTTGAGCTACTTCTTTACTGATAGCAAGTCCTCCAGTTCCTGTCGGTCCCATCAAGCCCTTATGACCGGTAAAAGCCAATACATCCAACTTTAAATCAGAAAAATCAAGATCATAAATTCCTGCTGTCTGGGCCGTATCTAAAATAAAATATAAATCATTTCTATCAGCAATTTCTCCTAACTGCTTTGCTGGAGTTAAAGTTCCTACTATATTAGAAGCATGGGTAGCAACCAATAGCTTAGTATTATCCCGAACTGCTTCCTCTATATCTTCAGGATCTAAAATTCCTGCTTTGTCACAAGAAATATAATCTACTTCAATAATTCCAGCTTCTTCTAAACTTTTAAGAGGTCTAACTACTGCATTATGTTCAATCGAAGTTGTAATCACATGATCTCCCTTGCTCAATAAACCTTTAAGAGCATAATTGAGTCCATGAGTAATATTATGAGTAAAAACAATCTGTTCTGGCGTATCTACATTAAAAAAGTCAGCAAAAGTAAGTCTAGTATTCAATACTATTCGACTCGCTTGCAGTGAACATTCATAACCACCGCGACCAGGACTACAACCAATCTCAGTTAGATAGTCATTCATAGCCTCTAATACGCTATCTGGCTTAATACGAGAAGTAGCAGCATTATCTAGATAGACATCTTTCATAACTTACGCATCCCCTTATCAAAAAATTTATTCTGAACAAATGTTACTAAGGTGATTCTAGGAATAATTATATCTTTTTTTGCAACTTACGTCAACAAAAGATTACTAATCTTTATATTTTTAATAAATAAATCTTATTTTATCTCAAATAACTTATAAATAATATGTTTAATAATTTTTCAACCCATTTATGTTATACTTCCAAAAAATAAAAATGAAGGAGAAATTACAGACTTAATTGATGAAGAAGTAGCTAAAGAAAATGTAAGTCGTATGGCAAGGAATTCAGGCTGTAGTGTAGAAGTAGAAAATAATGAAGACGGTTATCGACTATTAATTACAGTGAGGTGATTAAAAATTAACGAGAATTTCTGTGTTATAACCTTCTACTCTACCCATCTAGCTCTAGAATTTGAAAGAGCTATCAAAGAAGAAGAAATAAAAGCAAAATCTATCCCAGTACCGCGTCAGATCAGCTCTTCTTGTGGTATAGCAGGTAGATTTGATGAAGCCAAACTAGAAGCAGTAAAAAACACTTGTCAAAAGTATGATATAGAGTTTGAACAGATTTATAAAGTTTATAAAGATAAATCAAAAGAGCCAAAAAAATTAGCTTAAAAAAGGAAGCTAATATAATAAAAAAGCCTTCGGATTTTTTCCGAAGG
The Sporohalobacter salinus DNA segment above includes these coding regions:
- a CDS encoding aminotransferase class V-fold PLP-dependent enzyme, producing the protein MKDVYLDNAATSRIKPDSVLEAMNDYLTEIGCSPGRGGYECSLQASRIVLNTRLTFADFFNVDTPEQIVFTHNITHGLNYALKGLLSKGDHVITTSIEHNAVVRPLKSLEEAGIIEVDYISCDKAGILDPEDIEEAVRDNTKLLVATHASNIVGTLTPAKQLGEIADRNDLYFILDTAQTAGIYDLDFSDLKLDVLAFTGHKGLMGPTGTGGLAISKEVAQEMTPLIEGGTGSISDKEYQPDFLPDKFESGTMNTVGLSGLKAGVEFIKEEGLGKIKEHEFELTNRLLQGLDVINGINIYGPGNVKLQTSTVSIGVDDFDLGELSFVLDDEYGIMTRSGLHCAPLAHRTIGSFPEGTLRFSIGYFNTVEEIDYTLESLEEIIRTK
- a CDS encoding DUF3343 domain-containing protein; its protein translation is MTFYSTHLALEFERAIKEEEIKAKSIPVPRQISSSCGIAGRFDEAKLEAVKNTCQKYDIEFEQIYKVYKDKSKEPKKLA